Part of the Paroedura picta isolate Pp20150507F chromosome 3, Ppicta_v3.0, whole genome shotgun sequence genome is shown below.
CAATTTCAGCCGTGCCAtcaaagctggctgggtgaccctggtccAGTCACACGCTTGCAGCCTAGCCTGCACCACAGGGTTGttaagagggagaaagggaggagaagaCAATGTTGTAAGCAGCTTTCAgctcccactggagagaaagggagggtaggaatgaaataaatcaaatcaatcgcTCCATTGTACACGTTtctcagaggaaagagaaggatacAAATTGAACAAGAGTGGCGTAGGATTTGGATTGTTGGTTACGCGCCAGGACATTCCTCTTCAGTGGTAACATCTGTTAAGTGTTCTGGTTGGAAGACCCCCTTGTCAGTTATTTCATCTGTGGCAAGGGATGGAAGTGAGTTTTAAGGAGAAATGCCAGGTTCAATAAGAAAAGAGAAGTGGAATGATAAAACTTACAAGATCAAATATGGTTCTATTTATTGGTAAGCTGTTCCCCCAAAGCTGATGGCTAGCTGTAACCCCATTAACACCTGCCCCCAGAAGCCTATAGCTCAAACCTCATTAAAAACCCTGGCACATCTAATGATTTTACAGTTCCTTCTCAAGACTTCGAAGGACCATaccccttcatctccccaaaaAAGCCATTTCACAAGGTGAGAAAGACCACTAGACTGGGCTCCagtctgtttatttttatttacagccCACTTTTCCCCTCAGTGAGGGGAACCAAAgcaccttacagcaggggtagtcaacctgtggtcctccagatgtccatggaccacaattcccatgagcccctgccagcaaacactgtcaggggctcatgggaattgtagtccatggacatctgggggaccacaggttgactacccctgccttacagcattGTTTCCCCCTCTCTGGATTACCCTCAAAACAACAGTCCTGTAAAGTAGGATTATCGGGATATTTGGTTAACGTAGCACAGTTATGCCCAGTCGTAAAAACGTGTCTCTGCGTGCAGTAAAGAAATCTTCCCGGAAGTATAATACAAaaggcaaatttttaaaaatttattgaaGTAAATCCTGTTTACATTCAGGCTGTAGTAAAAAGAGGAGACAGAAACCGAATCTAAAGAGTCCTTTCCGtatcacaaatggccagattGTGATGCATCATGTGTGGGGAGGGGCGCATGAGAGCATTGCATCTGCAGGAGAGACCTGCGGAGACATGTAAATCGCCACAAGCTGGTTAAGTCCAGGAGTGGCGGTTGATACatacaagtataaataaataaatatacctacatacatgcatacatgtgagcctcctgtggtgcagagtggtaaggcagcagacatgcagtctgaaagctctgcccatgaggctgggagttcgatcccagcagccggctcaaggtcgactcagccttccatccttccgaggtcggtaaaatgagtacccagcttgcatgctggggggtaaaacagtaatgactggggaaggcactggcaaaccaccccgtattgagtctgccatgaaaacgctggagggcgtctccccaagggtcagacatgactcggtgcttgcacaggggataccttgacctttaccttttatgcatacatgcataaatacataaataaatacatgtttgcATGGGAGGCCATGGAAagagagaggacaaagggagggagggagggagggagaggaaggctcAAAGAGCCGTTCCCAGGGGAAGGCAGAGCGGAGAGATAACACCTGCGCACCTTCAAACCGATGAGCTGCTCGACAAGGATTAGGATTTATaagcttttaatattttaatgtattccATTACATTTTATCGAGAGTTGGTTTTAGTGATAAATACGGCTGCAAACCGCCCCGAGCACCTCTTTCAGCGAGGGGGCAGTCAATAAATCTCATTAACAAAGCATCatataagtataaataaagaaatatccTGAGCTTGCAGAACTGGAACTTGCGTCCCGTTCTCCTAAGGTAGCCGGGAACCCGCCAGAAATGTTTCTTTGGTCGATGCAGCAGCCCAGAGGGGCCTCCCTGTGCGAACAGAATCCATGGGCAGGAAcccgggttgccaactccaggtggggaaatacctgggacttgtggaggtggagcctggagggggagatgagggggagggagtgactTCACTGAGGTGCAATGCtcttccgaagcagccgttttctccaccTCTGTCcccagatcagttgtaatcccaggagatctcctctctaggtaccacctggaggctgtccagCCTAGCAGGGCTATGGTTTTCCACCGCAGTGCTTGTGAATGCAGGACAGTTTTCCTCTTCTTTGCTTTCCAGGCATGTGGCCGTGGCAGTTCTGCATGGGTTTTCTCTGGTCCGCCGTCACTTTCTCAGCACTTCCACGTAAGTGTCCTCAACGCAAACAGGGATCCCCACTGCTCACTTTCTGGACTGAcggagcaaacaggggcaagaaGACCGGCCTCTGTTGCTGGCTCAGCAGCTCTCCGTTTTGGAACAGGCCtcttatctccccctccccgtctCTCTCCTGCGAGTCTTTCAAACTATTATCACAGCAGACAGAGACCGGCATCTCAGAACTGGGAACGGATCTTGCCGTCTCTTAAAGGGAACAAAACGTTTTTGCTGATCACTTAACATCATATAGATTATAGAAtaacaggatcatagaatcatagagttggaagggacctcctgggtcatctagtccaatcccctgcactctgcagaactcagagcatccaaccctctcactcctccacagtcacctgccacccccatgaaccttcacaggatcagcccttccgtctgatggctctccagcctctgcctaaaaatctccaaagatggagaacccaccacctcccgaggaagcctgttccactgaggaaccgctctgactgtcaggaacttcttccggatggtaTCACAGAACGAAAACACAGAATTTAGAAACACCACAGCACAACAAAACGAAATTTGAGCCCCTTGAAGAGCAACGAAGATTTATTCTGGTGTGTGAGCTTCTAAGCTTCCTCAGACTCAATGAAATGGCAAGAAAGGCATCTTCATTCTGTTGTGTGGTAATTCACCTTTATATATGTGGACTTGGGATTCCCATTTCATTGGGTCTTttgaagtgtgcatgctcacacacaccttgactaaaattttgttgctcttaaaggtacccctggacccAAATTTCGAAGTATTTTTTGTAAGTCAATTCTGtttgctagagcctcttgtggcgcagagtggtaaggcagccgtctgaaagctttgcccatgaggctgggagttcgatcccagcagccggctcaaggttgactcagccttccatccttccgaggtcggtaaaatgagcacccagcttgctggggggtaaacggtcatgactggggaaggcactggcaaacaaccccgtattgagtctgccaagaaaacgctggagggcgtcatcccaagggtcagacatgacttggtgcttgcagaggggatacctttacctttacctctgttTGCTAGAGAACTCAAGAGGCGTCTGTATGTGCTTTCAGGagtgctgtttttgtttgtttgtttgtttgtttatttgattgattaattgattgatttctaGACACGGGAGTGGTCAAACCAGATCTCCGTGTACTACAACTTCCATAAACCCCTGCCAATTACCTGtgctggtaggggttcatgggaattgaagtccacgaacatctgaagagccagtttggccacccctgcctagaCCAACccctggctgcttcagaggatggcCTCTAAGCAATCCCACCCCTCTTtattctgtcccccccccaccatctcaCCATTTAAGGTTCCCTTTGATGGGAGATATTTTTACTGAATGAATTTTTGGGTGTGCAAAGGGAAGCATTCCCTGTTTGGCGGTTACGTTTGTTGGAAAACCCAACTGGCGTGAGCGTTTTGTGCGTGTTTTGTGCTTTCAGGGGCCCAAGAGCAACCTTTTGTGCGTGCCCAGCCAGAAAGAACTGTGGTTGAATTTGGGAGCTCCGTAGTAGTCAACTGCTCCACCACCTGCCAGCGTCCGATCTCTGCTAACCTGGAGACTAACCTGGAGACGGAGGTTGTAGGAGAGGGACCCACGTGGAGAGCTTTCCGGCTTCTCAACATCAGCAGCTGGTTCGTAGCTCCTTTGTGCTTCTTCGACTGTCCTGGCAGCAGAGACATGCGGCCCCTTCGGGTGCCTTTCACTGTTTACCGTAAGTCCCCTGCAGGGAGCGTCCGTGAAGTTATGACCGCTctgggttctgttgggcttgcagaTGAGCTTTCGTGTCCACTTCCTCGGATAcgatgtcatggaatggaagccgTCAGTTCATGTTctagttgttgtcagccattcggTTGTTTCTGAGTCTTGGagctcccatggcacagctgtcgccccAATCCCCCATCCTGCACCGtctccctcagccgtgcaatgttctggctggtgtccattttcatcatgtccaaccaccatgttctttgccggcctggtttccttttcccactgaccaatccaggcataattgctttctccactgagttggatcgcaggatatggccaaagtaaacaagccggagtttcgtgattttgcctcccagtgaCAGATCAGGCTTCATGCAccgtagtatttccttgtttgtgacttttgctgtccagggAACCCACCGTAGCCTTCtctaacaccagagttcaaacaaatgaattctcctcttgtctgattttttcatcatccaaggctgaatctgcatggagcttttattccaatcccaggtcgattcagtccctgacatctccactgaatgcaatttccattttgattttgtccgatttaaagtttccttctacaacatgcatgattgatctggagtgaccctacctttatcctacaatatcctggaatggatctaactctcaatatttgaagaatcagattgagaaacatgagaaagcatgcagagctctgcctgttttgaatttgttcctgaactccgtgctagagaagccctgattggccagggcgtcagttcctggtttccaggcttaaaggggaagccctgatttgccttaaaggggaagccctaacatttctcagcagaagctccagaagcctaaacttctctcagcagagatttgcctcttgtttttttatctccaatcagttcatacttacaggcaaaaTGTGAGTAAATGAACATACCGCATAACGGTTCACAGATTGCAGAGATAAGTCAGAAAACCCAGCAATTTGGATCCGTTTGTATTCACTTTGGCGAAGTAATTAACTCAGTGCAGTttcacaacctgattaaagagatAAATGTTTATGTTGGAGTTAACatttttagttcagcagtggaataggctgcctaatgaggtggtgagctccccctcactggcagtcttcaagaaaaggttggatacacacttttcttggatgctttaggatgctttgggctgatcctgcgttgagcagggggttggactagatggcctgtatggccccttccaactctatgattctatgattctatgatctgaaaGGGAAACTTAGAGACACGGATATGTATCTAACTACACCTCTTTCCTCTTGTCGGGGAagggtctcagctaactgctctCAACAATTGGTCATATATTTTCTCGTTACCTTCCTATGTAGACCCCTGGGTTGAACCCAAGGCCTTTCCCCTGCGAGTCAATCTCAagggaatacaaacaaatccaaattgctctgttttcccccctgtttatctctggaatttgtcaCCCATTTTCATTATACTGCGTGtaaatttactctcacactttgcctacaAGTAGGAACAGATGACTTCAATTCCACGACGTTGTATTCGGGGAAATGTAAatgaacatgaaagctcatcGCTTGAgcgaaacttggttggtcttcaaggtgcccccggactctttGTTCTACGTTTCTGGCTGAGAGacacagaccatttctgcattaggagacataccttgcttTGGACTCGttttgaatttcctttggatgcagtgggctttcctccccttttggccgctgtgtggcacagagggttggactggggggggggggcattggtctgatccagcatggcttctctcgtgttcttgtgtctggggcagggatgctctgtctcctgggtgcttgggggggggcaagagtgagagggcttctggagttctggccctgctggtggaccgcctgatggcccctgggttttggccactgtgtgacccagagtgttgggctggaggggccaacAGCCTGATCCATATGATCTTATGTCCAGGGCAGTGGTGCCGGCAGCGGCTAGCAGCAGTGGCCTATAATCCGAAGaacccaggttcgattccccactcctcctccacatgcagccaactggagaTCTTGGGTcactcccagttttctcagagctctctcagccccacctacctcacagtgggtctgttacagggagaggaagggaaagcagttgtaagccactttgggactctttcaggtagtgaaaagtgaggcacaAAAGACAAGTTCTtctccagctcttctctcttatgtctggggcaggaatACTCTgtcctcttggtgcttggggggccacagtgggagggcttctggagttctggacccacTGTGGGACCTCTTGATGgctcctgggctttggccactgtgtcacaAAGAGCACTGGACTGGAGgtgccactggcctgatccaaaatggcttctcttatgttcttatattcttatctaCTTACAGCAAGTTATGCACAGCAGAAtaacagtccctaataatttatccaagtaactttgtgaagctTTTTGTACAGTGCAAgtgaggattgccagctctgcgtTGGTAAAttcctagtccagtggttctccacctgggggtcgggacccctttgggggtcgaacacccttttcacaggggtcgcggcaggacaagcagcttgaccaggggatgccatccacacaacagccttgcagggtagatcgagatagagcgttcatccgtctggagcagtgaaaaagagcgagatcggcatggtgggacaagaggcagaactgaactgagaaaccccgggggaaaaaacagtttatataaaaTCATGTACAagtgatcttcacgccatgggtcagtttcggtttaatttctgtgaaagaccactttgttttatggttgggggtccccacaacaggaggaactggattaaagggcattaggaaggtggagaatctCTGTCCTAGAGAATTTGGaggcggagcctgaggaaggcggggcttggggaggggcaggagctaagcagggtaaagtgccagagtcccccctccaaagcagcccttttcccccacgggaactgatctctgttggctggagatacATTGTAATACTGGAGATCGCTGGAGATAAATTTAtttcaggccagattggccatggattctgttttGTTTAGGGGGGGGCATCAACTGGGCATGGAgttggggtcactctgggtgggcatgtatgtgtgagtttcctgcattcagcagggggttggtctagatggccctggaggtcccttagaactctatgattctatgacaactcTCCACCTCCTGTAGACCTGAATTCCGTGCCTGTCTCATTTTCGCACACCCTTTCCAGAAAGGTTGGTCCGTGTCTGGTCAGAAGGCTTTCTCTCAACCACCTGGATGCCTTGGCCCTCCGTGTCTTTGTGTGTAACTTCGGCCTCATCCTGTGGAGTCCCACCTCACTTGGCCTTCCTGTCTTTTCCCAGGTCTTCCAGAGCTCGTCGAGCTGGATCCGGTGCCGGTGGTGGAGGTGGGAGAGAACTACACCTTAACCTGCCGGGTATCCAATGTTGCCCCCATCCGAAACCTCTCCGTGACCTTCTTCAAGGGTGGGGAGGAACTGCACACGTACACTTTTGAGGATCACTCTGCCCCGGTAGCTGACAATGTTGTTGTGAACCACACGGTAGCCGCTCGGAAGCCCGTCTTTGAGGAGGAGATCAGCTGCCGTGCGGTGCTGAATCTGGGGCCCCAACGGCCTGGCTTCGAAAAGGCCTCCTTCAGCCAAACACTGAATATTATGGGTGAGTTCACCGCCAATTCCTTGCAAATAGAGCAGGGTTCCCCAACCAAGGTAGCGAGGTACCATGGcgtgggggttttcaaaatggcaactGAGGAGGGCCTTCCCACCCTGCAGGGAAAAaagggtttttaatttaaaaaatctgtcctTATTTGGAAAGGctgacccgccccctcccaaagtggccaatgatgagcctggagggggtgggaaggggagggcccccagccaGTTAAACCTTTGTTTCCCAAGGCTCctttcacttctgggggcatggaggggaggcgtggccagatgacatcacttcctggtaccgcAAAGCCGGGAAAATACTTCAGGGGTATCTCCAAGACCAAAAGGATAGTGAAAGACTGGAGCAGGCTGTGCCAGTTTTGCAGGGGGTAGGAccttggaggcggagatagcgcttcttcgactccatacatttcttttgctggttgcctgctggttgctctcctgtagctcgtgctttttaggctggggaatccactttacgagattccccagctagccctttaaaatggtggatgtagccagccatttgctgcctggaccctggacgttggcaacatcatgcagagTGACCAGAATATGACTACCTAaagtaagggccattccacacttgtccaaaatagcacaatggttacaaattgaaatcgctacagttttgccattatgcacaatgtcgttgacaatctgcaacactcctgaaaccgatctgcaaaaagcgcttcgttgtagcccTTTCAGGGAAATTccacaaagtggattcaccctccggaaagcgctacactcttgcaaccaatcagcaacactagcgggaaagttctgtgcattaccattgttgcggtttctgcaaagtccctccccctggctctctcctctgatcttccggcgaagcgatcgccattttttttttctgagtgaGCTGAGATAAACGCAcaggcgagccttcatttacccagcgaggcttccctggctgcagagctgttttaagtcactaagcacgaaacaacacacatccctgtttgctggtttattttccctttattttttactgtattttcggccgaaaatcgtgcccgtgccggggggggcggtatttttttttttcactcagggggagcgtagcaacgatgaaacggcagctcaaacaccacctgctacctagatggatctctccgttgcaacgaataaacgcagattcgttgcaacgtgtgtgttttttttaaaaaaacgaaccttccttaaagggaaaggggctgtttgggagcatgataacggccgcccattggctgcttgatggccaggggcgggacgagctcggtaatatcgcttcctggctagcgatttttgcagagactggaaacctgtgggaaatgatagaaatgcaactggattccactacaaagccaggtatgcataacgacaaattccactatttaaaatggcgttttttcatcccacaaccaatttgccacatagatcctgatgCGGAATGAGTCTAAgtattacactatatttatcaggtgcagaaTTCTTATAgctgttctcctgcagaccagcGCAGCCCCCCGTGTGGAAACGGAAGAGATTTTAACAGCCATATTTCTCCGCTTctgtttcctccctcctcccttgcaGGCTATATAGGATTTTACCTGGCCATTGTGTCGACAGCGCTGCTGGCTATGCTGCTGATGGCAACAAGCATTTATCTTGGCTATGCCAGGAAACAGGAGAACAAACCAAGACACAAGGAGTTGGGAAGAGCTTCACACAAGGACTCGTGAAAAGATTTCGTGCAATGACTCGGGCAACAGAAGTGTGTGTTAAGAGATTTAATTATGAGAAGTATACTAATAAATGTTACATCCTCTGGCCACCCCAAGAAGGaactttcaagacaagagagaaGCAAGGGGGTTGGAattcctccagatggggcctggggatcccctggaattccagctcctctccagactgcagagatcagttcccctggaggaaagggctgcttgggagggggactctgtggccttggaccccactgagggtcagggatgccagcctccaggtggggcctggggatcccccggaattccagctcctctccagactgcagagatcagttcccctggaagaaagggctgcttgggaggggggactctgtggccttggaccccactgagggtcagggatgccagcctccaggtggggcctggggatcccctggaattccagctcctctccagactgcagagatcagttcccctggaagaaagggctgcttgggaggggggactctgtggccctggaccccactgagggtcagggatgccagcctccaggtggggcctggggatcccccggaattccagctcctctccagactgcagagatcagttcccctggaggaaagggctgcttgggaggggggactctgtggccttggaccccactgagggtcagggatgccagcctccaggtggggcctggggatcccctggaattccagctcctctccagactgcagagatcagttcccctggagaaaagggctgcttgggaggggggactctgtggccctggaccccactgagggtcagggatgccagcctccaggtggggcctggggatcccctggaattccagctcctctccagactgcagagatcagttcccctggagaaaagggctgcttgggaggggggactctgtggccttggaccccactgagggtcagggatgccagcctccaggtgggtcctggggatcccctggaattccagctcctctccagactgcagagatcagttcccctgtaggaaagggctgcttgggagggggacaaaTCCCTGCCCTCCCTTGGTTCAGGTGTAAATCAGTTgtaacagctgatctccagctaccacctggagattgggaagCCTCATAATGGGGAATGTGTGGCCATTCAGGACTGCACCGCGAAGGGGGGAaatgtcccctccctcccatcctccgGTAACCACGGCTGCAAGCAATGTTCATCAAAGTGCTTCTGGGGACTGCTCACCCTGTGGGTCTTCCCCTAATTCAAATTTAAAGGACAAGGAATCTGGGTTTCCGTCCATTACCGAAACGCCTGCGGGGAAAGCGCTTTGGTGTGGGTATCAAGCATGAAAAATCCATGCGCAGCATGTCACAGCTGAACGTCAGGCACGGGGACACAGAGTGGGAAGTGAGTCTAGGCACTTAACACAGCAGCGGAGGAAAAACCTGCCTCTGCAGTATTAGGATACAAGGATCCATGCTTGTTCCTTCCTCCGTGGAAGGGCCATTACACCGAGGagccttttaaagcaggggtagtcaacctgtggtcctccagatgtccatggactacaattcccatgagcccctgccagcgtttgctggcaggggctcatgggaattgtagtccatggacatctggaggaccacaggttgactacccctgttttaaagcatgGGCAGGATGTCTCAGCCCACCCTGATAGGTTTGTGGGGGTCCCTGGTGTGGTTTAAGCCTCTCGGTGGGGCCTCTGACATGACCCAGATATGCTGGGAGCTTTTCCAAACGGGAGGGTGGCCTCAATCCTCCATTTTAGTTCGGGTTCACCGTAAACCACTGTGGTCACGGCAGGAGTGGTCGACCCAGAAAGCTTTGAGCATGAGAAAGAGACATCACTCCCTCACTCAAGAGAATCTCCTGGTTGCCACCGGCTGCACAACTAATTTGCACAACGAAAGGAAAAGGCGGTCTCCGCTCTGTCACATCGACACCTGGCTCCGTGGCTAATGAATAGGAAgttgagttggtttttagacccttcTGTTCTCTACCAGAACAAGCCTCCAAGGGGCTCAcgattgccttgccttcctctccctacaacaggcaccctgggaggtaggtggggctgagagagttctgacagggctgctctgtgagaacagcaggatcaggactgtgattggcccaaggtcgctcagctggctgcatgcggaggagcggggaatcaaacccggcttgccagattataaaccggcgttcttaaccacgacaccaagctggctctcaacgaCCCAGTATTGTTTCCCCTTTTATGTTCCTTCCCAGTGGAGTCGTATTTCTGGAGTCCTTTCTCTGACCAGGTCTATTGACCGATGGGCGTGCCACCTCCGGCAGCTCTCCCCAGCCAGGAAatcgaaagcagccatttcctccagaatcTCTGATCTCTGCAGCATGGAGGTCAGCGGTCATCGCAGGGCTGCTTGGAGAAGGGCAGAAAGGGGCCGCTGAAAGGAAGCCAGGAGGAGAGTccgaggggggagggcagggaacaaaTAATCCTTTCTGAAAACCACAAGATGGTGGAGGCGGCTGCACACAACCCCGTAATTTCTTCCTCACGGTGGCCGTTTCTCTCGCTGGCTGCTTGAGTCACAGAGCACATGTGCCATGGTGCGCATGAGTCACGCTGCTCTGAAGGAATGCCAGGCCTCCTTCACCTCCACCGCCCAGCAAGGGACAGAGAGCGACAGGCCCACACAGAGCCCCCGAAACGGCTCCCTCGGAAAACTGCGACAGGACAAAAaacagggcagggggggaagCCTGGACCTGTCTGGTCACCAGCGAcatatgctagatatcaggaaaaaaattgatcacagtcagagtagttcagcagtggaataggctgcctaaggaggtggtgagctccccctcactggcagtcttcaagcaaaggttggatgcacccttttcttggatgcttcaggatgctttgggttgatcctgcgttgagcagggggtcggactagatggcctgtgtggccccttccaactctatgattctatgattctatgatcctgcgttgagcagggggtgggactagatggcctgcatggccccttcccactctatgattctgtgattctataaggggAGCCAgagccaggttggaaaactcctggagatttgggggtggagcctgaggaggatttCTGCATGGTctaccccctcccaagcagcccttttctccaggggagctgatctctgcagtctggagaggagctggaattccgggggattcccaggccccacctggaggctggcatccctgaccctccgtggggtccaaggccacagagtcccccctcccaagcagcccttttctccaggggaactgatctctgcagtctggagaggagctggaattccgggggattcccaggccccacctggaggctggcatccctgaccctccgtggggtccaaggccacagagtcccccctcccaagcagcccttttctccaggggaactgatctctgcagtctggagaggagctggaattccaggggatccccaggccccacctggaggctggcatccctgaccctcagtggggtccaaggccacagagtcccccctcccaagcagcccttttctccaggggaactgatctctgcagtctggagaggagctggaattccaggggatccccaggccccacctggaggctggcatccctgaccctcagtggggtccaaggccacagagtccccctcccaagcggccctttcctccaggggaa
Proteins encoded:
- the ICAM4 gene encoding intercellular adhesion molecule 4; translation: MWPWQFCMGFLWSAVTFSALPRAQEQPFVRAQPERTVVEFGSSVVVNCSTTCQRPISANLETNLETEVVGEGPTWRAFRLLNISSWFVAPLCFFDCPGSRDMRPLRVPFTVYRLPELVELDPVPVVEVGENYTLTCRVSNVAPIRNLSVTFFKGGEELHTYTFEDHSAPVADNVVVNHTVAARKPVFEEEISCRAVLNLGPQRPGFEKASFSQTLNIMGYIGFYLAIVSTALLAMLLMATSIYLGYARKQENKPRHKELGRASHKDS